From the genome of Flavobacterium sediminis:
AAACCGTAATCACTTTACAGTTCATACGGTTCTTAGGTTAAGGGTTGGTTATATAAATCTTAAAATCAGAATTCAGCTTTTGAAGCTTTTCTAATTGATATATATATCTTTTTGAATTTTAGTTGCTCAGCATTACAGGCATTACAAGCATAGTAACGGTTTCTCCTTCATCTAAACCGTCAACCGGTGTTAGGATACCTGCACGGTTAGGCATAGACATTTCTAACTGAATTTCATCGCTGGATAAGTTGTTCAGCATTTCAGTTAAGAAACGGGAATTGAAACCGATTTGCATATCGTCTCCTTGGTAGTCACAAGTCAAACGCTCGTCAGCTTTGTTAGAGTAATCAATGTCTTCGGCTGAAATATTTAATTCAGTTCCGGCGATTTTCAAACGAATCTGATGCGTTGTTTTATTGGCAAAAATAGCCACACGGCGAACAGAATTCAGGAACTGAACACGATTGATTAATAATTTATTAGGATTCTCTTTCGGGATTACCGCTTCATAATTCGGATACTTACCGTCAATTAAGCGACAAGTTAAGATATAGTTATCAAAAGAGAAAGTTGCATTAGCATCGTTATATTCGATAGTTACTTCAGCATCAGAAGCTGCTAAAATTCCTTTTAAGATATTCAAAGGTTTTTTAGGCATGATAAAATCGGCTACCTGAGAGGCTTTTACATCAGCGCGGGCATATTTTACTAATTTGTGCGCATCTGTAGCGACAAAAATTAATCCTTCCGGAGAGAACTGAAAGAAAACACCACTCATAACCGGACGTAGATCGTCATTTCCTGCTGCAAAAATGGTTTTGCTAACAGCAGTAGATAAAACCTCTGCCGGAACAATTGTAGATGAAGGATCTTCCAGAACAACAGCTTTAGGGAATTCGTCTCCCGGTGCATAAGCAATAGCATACTTACCAGAATTTGAACTGATCTCTACCGTATTATTGTCTTCAACCGTAAAAGTTAAAGGCTGCTCCGGAAATGTTTTTAAAATATCCAGCAATAACTTCGCCGGAACTGCCACACTTCCTTGGCTGTTAGAATCAATTTCCAAAGTTGCAGACATCGTGGTTTCCAGATCAGAAGCTGAAACTGTTAATTGGGTATTGTCTAATTCAAAAAGGAAATTATCTAAAATAGGCAGGGTATTACTACTATTAATAACACTACCTAAAACTTGTAGTTGTTTTAACAAATACGAACTTGAAACAATAAACTTCATCATCTTTTTATTAAAAATCCAATATCGGGTTTTATTTTCACAAATATATTTTAATTATCAGCAATACGCAACAATATTTTATCAACAACTAACGGCTGTACATTCTTTTTCGTAAGTAAGTAAATACAAAACCGAAAATTATCAGGATACCGATTGGTAATCCGACAGTTACCATTTGTGCCCAAGTGTAATTCTGATAGACACGTTCTTTGTCCAGCAACGGCAGGTCGACATCTTTGCTGCGAATGTTAATAAGTCCCGTGTCGTCTAAAAGGTAGTTGATACAGTTCATTAAAAACTCTTTGTTGCCATAAAGGTTATTCGTCCATTTATCGAAGCCTAATTCAAGCGGAACACCGTTTTCCAGTTGGTTTTTGATGACATCGCCATCAGAGATCACAATCATTTTATTATCAGAACCGGTTTCTTTAAAGTCCTTCTCTTTAAACGGAAGCACTCTATTCTTGTACATGGAAGTAAAATTACCTTCTAAAAGTACAGCTACAGGCATTAAACCTTTTCCGGTATAATCTTCAGGACGGGTTTCTTCGGTAACCATATCCAGTGAAAAAGTTGCAGGTAAACCAATAGGTCTTGAATATTCTGAACTGGTCAGGAGAACAGTTTTGTGGATGTCATTCTTCAGCAGTTCAATCGGTGTGGCAAATTCAAATTTGATGCCTTCCATATTTTTAACTAAAGGATGGCTTGAAATAGGGTAAACATAAGGAGAATAGCGCCAGATGAATTGCTGGTATTGTGTTTGACTACCTTGCTGCCCTGTTGCTAATTTAATAGGGATCCCTTGTTCATCTTTGATAATCAAAGGATTCATACGAATTCCATACGCAAAGAACATATCCGTTAAATTTAACTGTCTTGGAAATGCAACGGTTTGTCCTGTTTCGTTAGATAGGTCTTCAAAATTGATGGCAACATCATCAATCAACCAAAGTGTTTTACCGCCATTTACAATGTATTGATCCAGTACTTGTTTTTCTTCTTCTGAAAAACCTTCGGTTGGTTTAGCAATGATCGCCAGATCGTATTTCTTTAAAGCATCGAGTGTTTCAACAGGTTGTTGCTTGCTGACAGAGTCAAGTGTAAACGGACCGATGTAATAACTTTCACGAACCGTTTGTAAAAAATCGGCAATATAACGATCGTCTAATTCGCCGTTGCCCTTTACGATGGCTATTTTCTTTTGTTTTTCTTTGGTTATTTTGTTCAACGCTTCAGCAAAAGCAAATTCCAGATGTTGAACAGAACTGATTACTTTTTGTTCTGTGGAGGCGCCCATTAAATTTTTAAGCAGTGCTATTTTAGAGCCTTTGTCACCATAATTGGCCGTTGCCCAAGGGAAAACGACTTCCTGACTTTGTTTGCCTTTATCGTCAACCGTTATGCTCAGAGGTTGCATACCTCTTTCATAGAATTGTTTCATAATGGCAACACGCTCTTCTTCTTTTTCAATAGGATTGACAAACTGAAAAATAATATTGGAATTGTAAGCAGAGAACTCTTCTAATAATTGTCGGGTCTCATCCTGTAAACGTCGGAATTCCGGCGGAAAATTTCCTTCCAGAAAAACATCAATATATAAAGGACTGTCGACAGTTTTAATAATGTTTAATGTAGTCGGGGATAAGGTATATCGCTTGTCCTGTGTTAAGTCAAAACGTTTGAAAAAATAATGTCCGCCGAAGTTTGCAACAACTAAAACAAGCAGTAGTAATAATAACTGTTTGAAAGCTTTTATATTCTTCTTCATTATCCTCTTGTTGTTTTAAGTTTATAAACAGTAAAAGCTAAAAATGCAGTAGTAATACTTCCGAAATACAGAATATCTCTGGTATCAATCACACCGCGACCCATGCTTTTAAAGTGGTAGTCCATTCCTAATTGAGCAATGAGAGAATTACTTTGTTTTAATAAAGTGGCAATGCCGTCAAAACCAAAGTAGAAGAAAAAACAAATGAAAACAGACAGGATAAAAGCTACTATTTGATTATCGGACAAGGTTGACGTAAAAATACCGATTGAAGTATAGGCCGCTACCAGAAATAATAAACCGAAGTAAGATCCGGTAGTACTTCCCATATCGATATTACCTTGCGGACTACCGAAATAGGAGATAACCCAAACATAGATCAAGGTAGGCAATAGTGCCAGAACACATAGCAGGAAAGCACCCATGAATTTACCGTTAACAATTTCCCATATGGATAAAGGTTTGGTAAACAATAATTCTAATGTTCCCTGTTTTTTCTCATCGGAAAAACTCCTCAT
Proteins encoded in this window:
- the dnaN gene encoding DNA polymerase III subunit beta — its product is MKFIVSSSYLLKQLQVLGSVINSSNTLPILDNFLFELDNTQLTVSASDLETTMSATLEIDSNSQGSVAVPAKLLLDILKTFPEQPLTFTVEDNNTVEISSNSGKYAIAYAPGDEFPKAVVLEDPSSTIVPAEVLSTAVSKTIFAAGNDDLRPVMSGVFFQFSPEGLIFVATDAHKLVKYARADVKASQVADFIMPKKPLNILKGILAASDAEVTIEYNDANATFSFDNYILTCRLIDGKYPNYEAVIPKENPNKLLINRVQFLNSVRRVAIFANKTTHQIRLKIAGTELNISAEDIDYSNKADERLTCDYQGDDMQIGFNSRFLTEMLNNLSSDEIQLEMSMPNRAGILTPVDGLDEGETVTMLVMPVMLSN
- the gldG gene encoding gliding motility-associated ABC transporter substrate-binding protein GldG, which gives rise to MKKNIKAFKQLLLLLLVLVVANFGGHYFFKRFDLTQDKRYTLSPTTLNIIKTVDSPLYIDVFLEGNFPPEFRRLQDETRQLLEEFSAYNSNIIFQFVNPIEKEEERVAIMKQFYERGMQPLSITVDDKGKQSQEVVFPWATANYGDKGSKIALLKNLMGASTEQKVISSVQHLEFAFAEALNKITKEKQKKIAIVKGNGELDDRYIADFLQTVRESYYIGPFTLDSVSKQQPVETLDALKKYDLAIIAKPTEGFSEEEKQVLDQYIVNGGKTLWLIDDVAINFEDLSNETGQTVAFPRQLNLTDMFFAYGIRMNPLIIKDEQGIPIKLATGQQGSQTQYQQFIWRYSPYVYPISSHPLVKNMEGIKFEFATPIELLKNDIHKTVLLTSSEYSRPIGLPATFSLDMVTEETRPEDYTGKGLMPVAVLLEGNFTSMYKNRVLPFKEKDFKETGSDNKMIVISDGDVIKNQLENGVPLELGFDKWTNNLYGNKEFLMNCINYLLDDTGLINIRSKDVDLPLLDKERVYQNYTWAQMVTVGLPIGILIIFGFVFTYLRKRMYSR
- the gldF gene encoding gliding motility-associated ABC transporter permease subunit GldF, whose amino-acid sequence is MKALLLREIKSFFGSPIGYLVIAIFLLLNGLFLWVFDGDYNILNSGFADMTPFFRLSPWIFIFLIPAITMRSFSDEKKQGTLELLFTKPLSIWEIVNGKFMGAFLLCVLALLPTLIYVWVISYFGSPQGNIDMGSTTGSYFGLLFLVAAYTSIGIFTSTLSDNQIVAFILSVFICFFFYFGFDGIATLLKQSNSLIAQLGMDYHFKSMGRGVIDTRDILYFGSITTAFLAFTVYKLKTTRG